A portion of the Babylonia areolata isolate BAREFJ2019XMU chromosome 4, ASM4173473v1, whole genome shotgun sequence genome contains these proteins:
- the LOC143281374 gene encoding carbohydrate sulfotransferase 1-like, with amino-acid sequence MADATAGSGNARMIVENQNQNRNRNKGEVKLIILSYMRSGSTFTGDLFNQHPEVLYFYEPLWSFDFHFKKGRALSFPNGRSRIKYNESDPKQLSSLQEDTLRSIFSCQFTNVNHRVLGAMAQTFSDVHTRRLQDYARCYRRYTNWQDCWRNCLWKLLDVCQASRVTVVKTLRLGMAQALNLLEADPGVKVVHLVRDPRGILNSRQVTGIGLSSGETAGELCSRVLQDVRDSVPVRTMYPGRILTVRYEDLTADPLGYAEHLLKFTGLDFSPEHRQYVWNITSTKENIRKRVGSLQRGDSKSTATTSPPSPPDTPSPLQPVAFGVVTRA; translated from the exons ATGGCAGACGCGACGGCCGGTTCCGGAAATGCAAGGATGATTGtagagaaccagaaccagaaccggaACCGGAACAAGGGAGAGGTGAAGCTGATCATTCTGAGTTACATGAGGAGCGGGTCAACGTTCACCGGTGACCTCTTCAACCAGCACCCTGAGGTGCTTTACTTCTACGAACCCCTGTGGTCCTTTGATTTCCACTTCAAGAAGGGGAGAGCTCTGTCATTCCCAAACGGACGGtcaagaat aaagtacAACGAGAGCGACCCCAAGCAGCTGAGCTCCCTGCAAGAGGACACTCTTCGCTCCATCTTCTCCTGCCAGTTCACGAACGTCAACCACAGGGTGCTGGGGGCCATGGCACAGACCTTCTCCGACGTGCACACCAGGAGACTCCAAGACTACGCACGCTGCTACCGTCGCTACACGAACTGGCAGGACTGCTGGCGGAACTGCCTCTGGAAGCTTCTGGACGTTTGTCAGGCGTCCAGGGTGACTGTGGTCAAGACTCTGCGGCTCGGGATGGCCCAGGCCCTGAACCTTCTGGAGGCGGACCCGGGGGTCAAGGTCGTCCACCTGGTCCGTGATCCCCGAGGCATACTGAACTCCAGGCAGGTGACGGGTATCGGGCTGAGCAGCGGAGAGACGGCTGGGGAGCTTTGTTCCAGAGTTCTGCAGGATGTCCGT GATTCCGTTCCAGTTCGGACGATGTACCCAGGACGAATCCTTACCGTACGTTACGAAGACCTTACGGCTGACCCCCTCGGCTACGCTGAACATCTTCTCAAGTTCACAGGACTAGATTTCAGCCCAGAACATCGCCAGTACGTGTGGAACATCACCTCCACAAAAGAAAACATCAGGAAACGTGTTGGGAGCTTACAACGGGGAGATTCCAAATCAACAGCAA